In a single window of the Mesoplodon densirostris isolate mMesDen1 chromosome 16, mMesDen1 primary haplotype, whole genome shotgun sequence genome:
- the COPS6 gene encoding COP9 signalosome complex subunit 6 isoform X1: MAAAAVPAANGTGGSSGMEVDAAVVPSVMASGVTGSVSVALHPLVILNISDHWIRMRSQEGRPMQVIGALIGKQEGRNIEVMNSFELLSHTVEEKIIIDKEYYYTKEEQFKQVFKELEFLGWYTTGGPPDPSDIHVHKQVCEIIESPLFLKLNPMTKHTDLPVSVFESVIDIINGEATMLFAELTYTLATEEAERIGVDHVARMTATGSGENSTVAEHLIAQHSAIKMLHSRVKLILEYVKASEAGEVPFNHEILREAYALCHCLPVLSTDKFKTDFYDQCNDVGLMAYLGTITKTCNTMNQFVNKFNVLYDRQGIGRRMRGLFF; this comes from the exons atggcggcggcggcggtacCTGCGGCCAACGGGACCGGAGGGAGCAGCGGGATGGAGGTGGATGCAGCAG TCGTGCCCAGCGTGATGGCCTCCGGAGTGACTGGCAGCGTTTCAGTCGCTCTTCATCCCCTCGTCATCCTCAACATCTCAGATCATTGGATTCGCATGCGCTCGCAGGAGGGGCGGCCTATGCAGG TGATAGGGGCTCTGATCGGGAAGCAGGAGGGCCGAAATATCGAGGTGATGAACTCTTTTGAGCTGCTGTCCCACACCGTGGAAGAGAAGATTATCATTGACAAGGAATATTATTACACCAAGGAGGAGCAGT TTAAACAGGTATTCAAGGAGCTGGAGTTCCTCGGTTGGTATACCACAGGGGGGCCACCTGACCCCTCCGACATCCACGTCCATAAGCAG GTGTGCGAGATAATTGAGAGCCCTCTGTTTCTTAAGTTGAACCCTATGACCAAGCACACAGAT CTTCCCGTCAGCGTTTTTGAGTCTGTCATAGATATAATCAATGGAGAG GCCACAATGCTGTTTGCTGAGCTGACCTACACTCTGGCCACAGAGGAAGCTGAACGCATTGGTGTGGACCACGTGGCGCGAATGACAGCAACAGGCAGTGGAGAGAACTCCACTG TGGCTGAACACCTGATCGCACAGCACAGTGCCATCAAGATGCTGCACAGCCGCGTCAAGCTCATCTTGGAGTACGTCAAGGCCTCTGAAGCAG GAGAGGTCCCCTTTAACCATGAGATCCTGCGTGAGGCCTATGCTCTGTGTCACTGCCTCCCAGTGCTCAGCACAGACAAGTTCAAGACAGACTTCTACGAC CAATGCAATGACGTGGGGCTCATGGCCTACCTTGGCACCATCACCAAGACATGCAACACCATGAACCAGTTTGTGAACAAGTTCAACGTCCTCTATGACCGACaaggcattggcaggcggatgcggGGGCTCTTCTTCTGA
- the COPS6 gene encoding COP9 signalosome complex subunit 6 isoform X2, with product MAAAAVPAANGTGGSSGMEVDAAVVPSVMASGVTGSVSVALHPLVILNISDHWIRMRSQEGRPMQVIGALIGKQEGRNIEVMNSFELLSHTVEEKIIIDKEYYYTKEEQFKQVFKELEFLGWYTTGGPPDPSDIHVHKQVCEIIESPLFLKLNPMTKHTDATMLFAELTYTLATEEAERIGVDHVARMTATGSGENSTVAEHLIAQHSAIKMLHSRVKLILEYVKASEAGEVPFNHEILREAYALCHCLPVLSTDKFKTDFYDQCNDVGLMAYLGTITKTCNTMNQFVNKFNVLYDRQGIGRRMRGLFF from the exons atggcggcggcggcggtacCTGCGGCCAACGGGACCGGAGGGAGCAGCGGGATGGAGGTGGATGCAGCAG TCGTGCCCAGCGTGATGGCCTCCGGAGTGACTGGCAGCGTTTCAGTCGCTCTTCATCCCCTCGTCATCCTCAACATCTCAGATCATTGGATTCGCATGCGCTCGCAGGAGGGGCGGCCTATGCAGG TGATAGGGGCTCTGATCGGGAAGCAGGAGGGCCGAAATATCGAGGTGATGAACTCTTTTGAGCTGCTGTCCCACACCGTGGAAGAGAAGATTATCATTGACAAGGAATATTATTACACCAAGGAGGAGCAGT TTAAACAGGTATTCAAGGAGCTGGAGTTCCTCGGTTGGTATACCACAGGGGGGCCACCTGACCCCTCCGACATCCACGTCCATAAGCAG GTGTGCGAGATAATTGAGAGCCCTCTGTTTCTTAAGTTGAACCCTATGACCAAGCACACAGAT GCCACAATGCTGTTTGCTGAGCTGACCTACACTCTGGCCACAGAGGAAGCTGAACGCATTGGTGTGGACCACGTGGCGCGAATGACAGCAACAGGCAGTGGAGAGAACTCCACTG TGGCTGAACACCTGATCGCACAGCACAGTGCCATCAAGATGCTGCACAGCCGCGTCAAGCTCATCTTGGAGTACGTCAAGGCCTCTGAAGCAG GAGAGGTCCCCTTTAACCATGAGATCCTGCGTGAGGCCTATGCTCTGTGTCACTGCCTCCCAGTGCTCAGCACAGACAAGTTCAAGACAGACTTCTACGAC CAATGCAATGACGTGGGGCTCATGGCCTACCTTGGCACCATCACCAAGACATGCAACACCATGAACCAGTTTGTGAACAAGTTCAACGTCCTCTATGACCGACaaggcattggcaggcggatgcggGGGCTCTTCTTCTGA
- the MCM7 gene encoding DNA replication licensing factor MCM7: MALKDYALEKEKVKKFLQEFYHDDEFGKKQFKYGSQLVRLAHREQVAVYIDLDDVAEDDPELVDSICENSKRYARLFADAVQELLPQYKEREVVNKDVLDVYIEHRLMMEQRSRDPGAARSPQNQYPPELMRRFEIYFQGPSSNKPRVIREVRADSVGKLVTVRGIVTRVSEVKPRMVVATYTCDQCGAETYQPIQSPTFMPLIMCPSQECQTNRSGGRLYLQTRGSKFIKFQEMKMQEHSDQVPVGNIPRSITVLVEGENTRIAQPGDHVSVTGIFLPVLRAGFRQMVQGLLSETYLEAHRIVKMSKSEDDESGAGELSREELRQIAEEDFYEKLAASIAPEIYGHEDVKKALLLLLVGGVDQSPRGMKIRGNINICLMGDPGVAKSQLLSYIDRLAPRSQYTTGRGSSGVGLTAAVLRDSMSGELTLEGGALVLADQGVCCIDEFDKMAEADRTAIHEVMEQQTISIAKAGILTTLNARCSILAAANPAYGRYNPRRSLEQNIQLPAALLSRFDLLWLIQDRPDRDNDLRLAQHITYVHQHSRQPPAQFEPLDMKLMRRYVAMCREKQPTVPESLADYITAAYVEMRREAWASKDATFTSARTLLAILRLSTALARLRMVDTVEKEDVNEAIRLMEMSKDSLLGDKGQAARTQRPADVIFAIVRELVSEDRSVRFSDAEQRCVSRGFTPAQFQAALDEYEELNVWQVNAARTRVTFV; this comes from the exons AAAAGGTGAAGAAGTTCCTACAAGAGTTTTACCACGATGATGAATTTGGCAAGAAGCAGTTCAAGTATGGGAGCCAGTTG gttCGATTGGCTCATCGGGAGCAAGTGGCAGTGTACATAGACCTAGATGATGTAGCTGAGGATGACCCTGAGCTGGTGGATTCCATTTGTGAGAACAGCAAGCGCTATGCCAGGCTCTTCGCTGATGCTGTACAGGAGCTGCTGCCTCAGTACAAGGAGAGGGAG gTGGTAAATAAAGATGTTTTGGACGTTTACATTGAGCACCGGTTGATGATGGAGCAGCGGAGCCGGGACCCTGGAGCAGCCCGGAGCCCCCAGAACCAGTATCCTCCTGAACTCATGCGCAGATT TGAGATATATTTTCAAGGTCCCAGTAGTAACAAGCCTCGCGTGATCCGGGAAGTACGGGCTGACTCTGTGGGGAAATTGGTAACAGTGCGTGGAATTGTCACTCGCGTCTCTGAAGTCAAACCCAGGATGGTGGTGGCCACTTACACTTGTGACCAGTGTGGGGCAGAGACCTATCAGCCG ATCCAGTCTCCCACTTTCATGCCTCTGATCATGTGTCCGAGCCAGGAGTGCCAGACCAACCGCTCAGGAGGGCGGCTGTATCTACAGACACGTGGCTCCAAGTTCATCAAGTTCCAGGAGATGAAGATGCAAGAACAT AGCGACCAAGTGCCCGTGGGAAATATCCCTCGCAGCATCACGGTGCTGGTGGAAGGAGAGAACACAAGGATTGCCCAGCCCGGGGACCATGTCAGTGTCACCGGTATCTTCTTGCCAGTCCTGCGTGCTGGGTTCCGACAGATGGTCCAG GGTTTACTCTCGGAAACTTACCTGGAAGCCCATCGGATTGTGAAGATGAGTAAGAGTGAGGATGATGAGTCTGGGGCAGGAGAACTGAGCAGGGAGGAACTGCGGCAGATTGCAG AGGAGGATTTCTATGAAAAGTTGGCGGCCTCCATCGCCCCAGAGATCTATGGGCACGAAGACGTGAAGAAGgcgctgctgctcctgctggtgggaggggtggACCAGTCTCCTCGAGGCATGAAGATCAGGG gCAACATCAACATATGCCTGATGGGGGATCCTGGTGTGGCCAAGTCTCAGCTCCTGTCTTACATTGACCGCCTGGCCCCCCGCA GCCAGTACACGACAGGCCGCGGCTCTTCCGGAGTGGGGCTCACAGCAGCTGTGCTGAGAGACTCCATGAGTGGAGAGCTGACCTTGGAGGGTGGCGCCCTCGTGCTGGCTGACCAGGGTGTGTGCTGCATTGATGAGTTTGACAAGATGGCGGAGGCTGACCGCACGGCCATCCACGAGGTCATGGAGCAGCAGACCATCTCCATTGCCAAGGCAGGCATTCTCACAACGCTCAATGCCCGCTGCTCCATCCTGGCTGCCGCCAACCCTGCCTATGGGCGCTACAACCCTCGCCGCAGCCTGGAGCAGAACATACAGCTTCCTGCTGCGCTGCTCTCCCGATTTGACCTCCTCTGGCTGATCCAGGACCGGCCCGACCGAGACAACGACCTGAG GTTGGCCCAGCACATCACCTATGTGCACCAGCACAGCCGGCAGCCCCCCGCCCAGTTTGAACCTTTGGACATGAAGCTTATGAG GCGCTACGTAGCTATGTGCCGGGAGAAGCAGCCCACGGTGCCGGAGTCGCTGGCCGACTACATCACGGCAGCGTACGTGGAGATGAGGCGAGAGGCCTGGGCCAGTAAGGACGCCACCTTTACTTCCGCCCGGACTCTGCTGGCTATCCTGCGACTGTCCACTGCTCTG GCACGTCTGCGAATGGTGGACACAGTGGAGAAGGAGGATGTGAATGAAGCCATACGGCTAATGGAGATGTCCAAGGACTCACTTCTGGGTGACAAGGGGCAAGCAGCCAG GACCCAGAGACCAGCGGATGTGATATTTGCCATTGTCCGTGAGTTGGTCTCGGAGGACCGCAGTGTCCGGTTTTCCGACGCAGAGCAGCGCTGCGTGTCTCGCGGCTTCACACCTGCTCAGTTCCAGGCGGCCCTAGACGAGTACGAGGAGCTGAACGTCTGGCAGGTCAATGCCGCCCGGACACGGGTCACTTTTGTGTGA